A single region of the Candidatus Parvarchaeota archaeon genome encodes:
- a CDS encoding FAD-binding protein has protein sequence MESGEKFDVIIVGAGPGGSALAAFLGKEGRKVLLLEKSQFPRDKTCGDAVGGKCTKILRELGISADMEKNPHAKISGVVFSNPKGTHVTIPFPKNKEGKQNTGYVCRRYIYDNFLFENVKKYPSVKVIQNFTVADVIREGDSVVGVKGAGQDRAEKSF, from the coding sequence ATGGAATCCGGAGAAAAATTTGACGTCATAATCGTTGGCGCAGGGCCTGGCGGAAGCGCCCTTGCGGCATTTTTGGGAAAAGAGGGAAGAAAAGTCCTTCTTCTTGAGAAAAGCCAGTTCCCGCGAGACAAGACCTGCGGGGATGCTGTTGGCGGCAAGTGCACTAAAATACTTCGCGAACTTGGAATCTCTGCCGACATGGAGAAAAACCCGCATGCAAAAATCAGCGGGGTCGTGTTCTCAAACCCAAAGGGAACCCACGTCACAATCCCGTTCCCAAAAAACAAGGAGGGCAAGCAGAACACTGGCTATGTGTGCAGGCGCTATATCTACGACAATTTCCTTTTTGAAAACGTAAAAAAATACCCTTCAGTAAAAGTCATCCAGAACTTTACAGTGGCTGATGTCATACGGGAAGGCGACAGCGTGGTTGGCGTGAAAGGCGCGGGGCAAGACAGGGCCGAAAAGTCGTTT